GTAGCGACTACGGATGCTGTCCGTGCGATGATGGCGGAGGGGAAAACCCTCGACGAGATCACGGCGGCTGGCCTGCCGGATGAGTGGTCCGGCTACGCGAGCGACTTCGTCCCGGAAGTGCGCTGGATCGAGACGATATTCAACAGTTACGGTTCGGCGGAATAACGTTCAAGAACGGGAGGTGTTCTTTGCAGATCATAGATGCGCATCAGCATCTCTGGGATACGGCCGACCTGAGTTATCCCTGGCTGGAAGGATTCGACGCCCTTCGGCAGCGGTATGGACCGGAGGACTACCGGGCCGCGTTCGAAGGCATCGATATCACCAGGTCCGTACATATCGAAGCGGACCCCGCCCCCGGCGCCGAGGTGGCCGAGGTGGACCGGCTCGTGCGCATAGCTGCCGAGGACGGCATGATCGGCGCGATCGTCCCCACGGCGCCCCTGGAATCGGAGGACTGCGAGGAGACCCTGGAGCGGCTTGCCGCGGACTATCCCATGGTGGTCGGCATTCGCCGCATGGCCTGGCATCACGAAGACCCGGCGTTCTACAGCTGGCCGTCCCTGATCGAAGGCGTCAAGGTGCTGCCGAAGTACGGGTACACCTTTGAACTATGCGCCAACGTCACGCAGCTGGACGCGGCGGTGACCCTTGTTCGCGCGACGCCCGAGGTGACCCACGCCATCAACCACTGCGGGGGACCGGATATCGCGAGGGACGGTTTCGCGCCGTGGTCGGAATACATGAACCAGCTGGCCGGGTTTCCCAACACGGTCTGCAAGATCTCCGGCCTCGTGACCCGGGCGAAGGAAAACTGGACCGCGGAAGACCTGAAACCCTATATCGACCACCTGCTCGACATCTTCGGATTCGACCGGGTGATGTACGGCAGCGACTGGCCGGTCTGTACACTCGCGGCGACCTACCGGGCGTGGTTCGAAACTCTCGTTGCCGCGGTGGCGGGCGTCTCCGAGGAGGACCGCCGCAAGTTGTTCCACGATAATGCCCGGGAGTTTTACCGACTGGGATGAATGACGCCGGCAAGGGCGGGAGTCTCAGAACATGTCTGTCGTGACGAAGCCCGGTACGCAAACCGATACGCAGACTGAACAGCTGGAACCGGAAGTCAGGGACCTGGAGTGGATACGAGTCCCCGGTTCCGGCGGCGGGCGTACCGGATCAGAACGGCGCGAAACCGAAACCGGCGGAGTTGACGACCGCGGTGACGGTCGGGAAGATGGTGGCCGGGGCAGTGGCGGCCAGGGCGGCGGAGGCGGCGGTGACGACGGACCGCCCGGTTCCCCTCCCGCGGCACCGCCGGCCATGGGGACCAACGTGCTGGGCATGCTCGTGTTCATTGCCAGCGAGGCCGTCCTCTTCCTGACGCTGATCGTCACGTTCGCCGTTGTACGGACGGGCTACCCGGATTGGCCGCCTTCGGACCAGCCCAGGCTTCCCGTGATGATGTCCCTCTTCAATACCCTTGTCCTGCTGGGCAGCGGTGCGGCCATGTACGGTGCGTGGCGGTCCATCCGGCG
The window above is part of the Gemmatimonadota bacterium genome. Proteins encoded here:
- a CDS encoding amidohydrolase family protein → MVRLRERLRPGSALDRDDIQQLRFGGITFKNGRCSLQIIDAHQHLWDTADLSYPWLEGFDALRQRYGPEDYRAAFEGIDITRSVHIEADPAPGAEVAEVDRLVRIAAEDGMIGAIVPTAPLESEDCEETLERLAADYPMVVGIRRMAWHHEDPAFYSWPSLIEGVKVLPKYGYTFELCANVTQLDAAVTLVRATPEVTHAINHCGGPDIARDGFAPWSEYMNQLAGFPNTVCKISGLVTRAKENWTAEDLKPYIDHLLDIFGFDRVMYGSDWPVCTLAATYRAWFETLVAAVAGVSEEDRRKLFHDNAREFYRLG
- a CDS encoding heme-copper oxidase subunit III gives rise to the protein MSVVTKPGTQTDTQTEQLEPEVRDLEWIRVPGSGGGRTGSERRETETGGVDDRGDGREDGGRGSGGQGGGGGGDDGPPGSPPAAPPAMGTNVLGMLVFIASEAVLFLTLIVTFAVVRTGYPDWPPSDQPRLPVMMSLFNTLVLLGSGAAMYGAWRSIRRGLVPSSRRLLNTAALLGILFLVVQGVEWVRLIDFGLTVTQNIYGAVFYVMIGMHALHVFIAVLGLLYVSRRFSKCAYSREAHDGLTMGGMFWGFVVLVWPFLFVFVYLL